The Psychrosphaera ytuae genome includes a region encoding these proteins:
- the lpxB gene encoding lipid-A-disaccharide synthase, whose translation MSKLKIGIIAGEHSGDLLGADLMSALIDLANQTSPELHLEFRGVAGPKMQKLGCHSYFDMEELAIMGLLEILKHLRPLLKRRKQLAADLIEWQPDVVIGIDAPEFNLGLELMLKEQGIKTVHYVSPSVWAWRQSRIKKIKRACDKVLALLPFEKAFYDQHDMPCDFVGHTLADQIPVEDQQLQCRERLNINAGAKVLGVLPGSRGSELKFLLLPFLQVAAQLQSENKDLVLLLPTVNELRKNQIESQIAEHFPELTITVSIGNARDVMGAADALLIASGTATLEAMLMKTPMVAAYKLSWLSYQVFSRMMKTKFFTLPNLLAGEKVVEELIQDDASVDNMLAHIRPMLETEDTEMKQRFIDIHKEIKRDASKRAAAAIWPMIELNSTSNTK comes from the coding sequence ATGTCGAAATTAAAAATAGGCATTATCGCCGGAGAGCATTCCGGTGATCTTTTAGGCGCTGACTTAATGTCGGCGCTTATTGATCTTGCCAATCAAACATCTCCAGAACTACATCTCGAGTTTCGCGGTGTCGCGGGGCCTAAAATGCAAAAGCTAGGTTGTCATAGTTACTTCGATATGGAAGAACTGGCCATCATGGGCTTGCTTGAGATCCTCAAACATTTAAGACCGTTATTAAAACGCAGAAAGCAACTCGCTGCCGATCTTATTGAGTGGCAACCTGATGTGGTTATTGGGATTGATGCGCCTGAGTTTAATCTTGGTTTAGAGCTGATGCTTAAAGAACAAGGAATTAAAACAGTTCATTATGTGAGCCCGTCAGTTTGGGCTTGGCGTCAGTCTCGTATTAAAAAAATTAAACGCGCTTGTGACAAAGTATTGGCACTGCTGCCATTTGAAAAAGCGTTTTATGACCAACACGACATGCCCTGTGACTTTGTTGGTCATACTCTGGCCGATCAAATTCCAGTAGAAGACCAACAACTTCAGTGCAGAGAAAGGTTAAACATAAATGCCGGCGCTAAAGTATTAGGTGTATTACCGGGTAGCCGTGGTTCAGAGCTTAAGTTTTTACTACTGCCTTTTTTGCAAGTAGCGGCGCAGTTACAGTCTGAAAATAAAGATTTAGTCCTTTTGTTACCAACGGTTAATGAGCTTCGTAAAAATCAAATTGAGTCACAAATCGCAGAGCATTTCCCAGAGTTGACCATCACGGTTTCAATTGGTAATGCAAGAGACGTAATGGGAGCTGCGGATGCACTACTGATCGCCTCTGGTACTGCAACATTAGAAGCAATGCTAATGAAAACACCGATGGTAGCGGCATACAAACTCAGTTGGTTGAGCTATCAAGTGTTTTCTCGAATGATGAAAACCAAATTCTTCACCTTGCCGAATCTATTAGCCGGCGAAAAAGTGGTTGAAGAGCTAATCCAAGATGACGCCAGCGTTGACAATATGCTCGCACACATCAGGCCGATGTTAGAGACTGAGGATACTGAAATGAAGCAGCGATTTATTGATATTCATAAAGAAATTAAACGCGATGCAAGCAAGCGTGCGGCTGCTGCCATTTGGCCAATGATTGAGCTGAACTCGACGAGTAATACTAAATAA
- the lpxA gene encoding acyl-ACP--UDP-N-acetylglucosamine O-acyltransferase → MIHETAIISDSAKLGENVSVGPYSVIGDNVEIGDNTVIHSHVVVKGPSKIGKNNEFFQFSSIGEDCQDKKYDGEPTRLEMGDNNIVRENVTIHRGTIQDESLTKIGSNNLFMAYTHVAHDCVIGDNVIFANNASVAGHVHVGDWAILGGMVGVHQFVHIGAHAFIGLNSIVVKDVPPYLLASGNGAEPKGLNSEGLKRRGFSSEQVSAIKKAYRIMYRKGLTVNEALEELDTSEPCVNDFASFIKNSSRGIIR, encoded by the coding sequence TTGATACACGAAACCGCAATTATTTCTGATTCAGCAAAGTTAGGTGAAAACGTCTCAGTTGGCCCTTATTCGGTAATTGGCGACAACGTAGAGATTGGTGATAACACTGTTATCCATTCTCATGTTGTCGTTAAAGGGCCTTCAAAAATTGGCAAAAATAATGAATTTTTTCAGTTTTCATCAATTGGTGAAGATTGCCAAGATAAAAAGTACGATGGTGAACCGACCCGTTTAGAAATGGGCGATAACAATATTGTCCGCGAAAACGTGACAATTCATCGCGGCACGATTCAGGATGAGAGCCTTACTAAGATTGGCAGCAATAACTTGTTTATGGCTTACACTCACGTTGCTCATGATTGTGTAATCGGTGACAACGTCATTTTTGCTAATAACGCAAGTGTTGCCGGTCACGTTCATGTTGGTGATTGGGCTATCTTAGGTGGCATGGTTGGCGTGCATCAGTTTGTTCACATTGGTGCTCATGCTTTTATTGGCTTGAACAGCATAGTGGTAAAAGATGTTCCTCCATACCTATTGGCATCTGGAAATGGTGCAGAGCCTAAAGGTCTAAATAGCGAAGGTTTAAAGCGTCGCGGTTTTAGCTCAGAACAAGTAAGTGCAATTAAAAAGGCATATCGCATCATGTACCGCAAAGGACTTACTGTAAATGAAGCGTTAGAAGAGTTAGATACCTCTGAGCCTTGTGTAAATGATTTTGCGTCATTTATTAAAAACTCATCTAGGGGTATCATTAGGTAA
- the fabZ gene encoding 3-hydroxyacyl-ACP dehydratase FabZ yields MSEQLNSFEIEEIMSYLPHRYPMLLVDRVIDYKVGETLHAIKNVTINEPIFTGHFPGKPVFPGVLILEAMAQATGLLGFKTIEAQNGEVDPNELYLFAAIDNARFKQPVTPGDTMHFHVKFVKERRGIWKFSGEALVDGKLAASADIMCARRVL; encoded by the coding sequence TTGTCTGAGCAATTAAATTCTTTTGAAATTGAAGAAATCATGTCGTACCTACCACATAGGTATCCGATGTTGTTAGTGGACCGCGTCATCGATTACAAAGTGGGCGAAACCCTTCATGCTATAAAAAACGTAACGATCAACGAACCTATTTTTACCGGTCACTTCCCGGGCAAACCTGTTTTTCCAGGTGTGTTAATCTTAGAAGCCATGGCTCAAGCAACAGGCTTACTTGGCTTTAAGACCATCGAAGCGCAAAACGGTGAAGTTGATCCAAATGAACTATATTTATTTGCAGCAATTGATAATGCTCGATTTAAACAGCCTGTAACGCCCGGCGATACAATGCATTTTCACGTTAAATTCGTGAAAGAGCGCCGTGGAATTTGGAAGTTCTCAGGCGAAGCTCTAGTGGATGGTAAGTTGGCCGCAAGTGCAGACATCATGTGCGCGCGCCGAGTCCTATAA
- the lpxD gene encoding UDP-3-O-(3-hydroxymyristoyl)glucosamine N-acyltransferase, whose product MSQTIQALADWVAEGSGLEVKVQGDPDYIVSKLSTIDDAVATDITFLANPKYKKHLEQCQAGCVILSSAVQSEWSGNAIILDNPYAGFALVAQKLDTTPIQTKEIHPSAEIHRDATIEDDVAIGPNVVVEAGAIIGRGAQIGAGCFIGRGTIVGAGTRLWPNVSIYHDVKMGRECLVQANTVIGADGFGYAPLNKDGNQHWLKIPQIGGVTIGDYVEIGASTTIDRGAINDTSIGDRVIIDNQVQIAHNVEIGDFTVIAGCTAIAGSTVIGKNVTIGGGCSIVGHISICDRAYITGRAFVMKDIKEPDVYSSGMPATTNKEWRKNTARYRKLDELFGRVKELEKRQP is encoded by the coding sequence ATGAGTCAAACAATTCAAGCGTTAGCCGATTGGGTTGCTGAAGGTTCGGGACTTGAGGTTAAAGTACAAGGCGATCCTGACTATATAGTGTCAAAGTTATCTACGATTGATGACGCTGTTGCTACAGACATTACTTTTTTAGCCAATCCTAAATACAAAAAACACCTTGAGCAATGCCAAGCAGGATGTGTGATTTTGTCTTCTGCTGTTCAGTCTGAGTGGTCAGGTAATGCGATCATATTGGATAATCCTTACGCAGGTTTTGCTTTAGTTGCACAAAAACTCGATACAACACCTATCCAAACCAAAGAAATTCATCCTAGTGCTGAGATTCATCGCGATGCGACGATTGAAGACGATGTCGCTATTGGCCCCAATGTTGTCGTAGAAGCGGGGGCAATAATTGGTCGTGGCGCACAGATCGGAGCAGGTTGTTTTATCGGTCGAGGTACAATTGTCGGCGCAGGTACACGTTTGTGGCCTAATGTCTCAATTTACCACGATGTAAAAATGGGACGAGAGTGTCTCGTCCAAGCCAACACTGTGATCGGGGCCGATGGATTTGGTTATGCGCCGTTAAACAAAGACGGCAATCAGCATTGGTTGAAAATACCTCAAATTGGTGGTGTCACCATTGGCGATTACGTAGAGATTGGTGCTTCGACAACGATTGATAGAGGTGCAATTAATGACACCTCTATTGGTGACCGTGTTATCATAGATAACCAAGTGCAGATAGCTCACAACGTCGAGATTGGTGACTTTACCGTCATCGCAGGATGCACAGCGATAGCTGGTAGTACTGTGATAGGCAAAAATGTAACCATTGGCGGCGGTTGTTCTATTGTGGGCCATATTTCGATATGTGATCGGGCCTACATCACTGGTCGTGCGTTTGTAATGAAAGACATTAAGGAGCCTGATGTATATTCTTCAGGAATGCCTGCAACAACAAATAAAGAGTGGCGCAAAAATACAGCCCGCTATAGAAAACTTGATGAATTATTTGGCCGAGTGAAAGAGTTAGAAAAACGTCAGCCGTAA